Proteins encoded within one genomic window of Humulus lupulus chromosome 1, drHumLupu1.1, whole genome shotgun sequence:
- the LOC133796232 gene encoding uncharacterized protein LOC133796232, with the protein MRARLDPMFSNYVLAVDNGLSPNTKDEIIKIPNGMLVPYDDDKTSLDHLIKYVFHNIQEYSGNMSTMMNQAILTPKNSFFNEIYALLIQRFPGEYQRYYSVDETIDKTEQLVMEDFLNTLTPNRIPPHELLLKKNCPMMLLKNINPSKRLCNGTLLICRAFDQNIIDAKIVVGHHMRKRVFIARIPFLPNVDGNSGSPFKRTQFSITLSFVMTINKSQGQTLDYVGIYLPQPAFSHGQLYVALSRAKTGSAVKILIRPGNRVQSVIFETDTNSREDTLKLFHSYYISDALVKNANPRYKIGTYEYDWTLNTRTLIEDVEEHDNQIEAPKYNIVPFTYLHSYKYSTQRIYFLAVAIQIKPTKEITTEFQQQTIQEIYLIDER; encoded by the exons ATGCGAGCAAGATTAGATCCAATGTTTTCAAATTATGTGTTGGCAGTAGACAATGGATTGTCACCCAACACAAAAGATGAAATCATAAAAATACCAAATGGGATGCTTGTTCCCTATGATGATGACAAGACTTCATTAGATCACTTAATAAAATACGTTTTCCACAACATTCAAGAATATTCAGGAAATATGTCAACTATGATGAACCAGGCCATACTAACACCAAAGAATAGTTTTTTCAATGAAATATATGCATTGTTAATTCAGAGGTTTCCAGGTGAATACCAGCGATATTACAGTGTAGACGAGACAATAGATAAAACTGAGCAATTAGTTATGGAAGATTTCTTAAACACATTAACGCCTAATAGAATTCCGCCTCATGAATTATTACTAAAGAAAAATTGTCCCATGATGCTCCTAAAAAACATTAATCCTTCAAAGAGACTATGCAATGGAACCCTTTTGATTTGTCGAGCTTTCGATCAAAATATCATAGACGCTAAAATTGTCGTTGGACATCATATGAGAAAAAGAGTCTTCATAGCAAGGATACCATTCTTACCAAATGTAGATGGTAATAGTGGGTCTCCGTTTAAGCGAACTCAATTTTCTATAACATTAAGTTTTGTAATGACCATAAATAAGTCACAAGGTCAAACATTGGATTATGTTGGGATTTATTTACCACAACCAGCATTTTCTCATGGTCAATTATACGTGGCTTTATCAAGGGCAAAGACAGGATCTGCAGTGAAGATTTTAATTCGACCG GGGAATCGAGTCCAATCAGTAATTTTTGAAACGGATACTAACTCTAGGGAGGACACTTTAAAACTGTTTCACTCTTATTATATCAGTGACGCCCTTGTCAAAAATGCCAACCCAAGGTACAAGATTGGAACATATGAATATGATTGGACCCTCAACACAAGAACACTAATAGAAGATGTAGAAGAACACGACAATCAAATAGAGGCACCAAAATATAACATCGTTCCATTTACATACTTGCACTCTTACAAATACTCAACTCAACGAATAT ATTTCTTAGCTGTTGCAATCCAAATAAAACCAACAAAAGAGATCACCACAGAATTTCaacaacaaacaatccaagagatATATCTTATTGATGAAAGGTAA